One genomic region from Reichenbachiella ulvae encodes:
- a CDS encoding EVE domain-containing protein, whose product MNYWLVKSEPNAYSWDDLVKLGRDHWDGVRNYAARKHMQTMSEGDHVLFYHSVKEKSIVGIAKVVREHYPDPTTDDDRWVAVDLEPVKKLEKPVTLDQIKAEKELSDMVLLKISRLSVQPVTEFEFNFILKMGAE is encoded by the coding sequence ATGAATTATTGGCTTGTGAAGTCAGAACCCAATGCATATTCATGGGATGATCTGGTCAAATTAGGCAGGGATCACTGGGATGGAGTGCGAAATTATGCGGCTAGAAAGCATATGCAAACTATGTCAGAGGGTGATCATGTATTATTTTATCATAGTGTGAAGGAAAAGTCTATCGTAGGGATTGCTAAGGTAGTGAGAGAGCACTATCCCGACCCAACCACAGATGATGATAGATGGGTAGCAGTGGATCTCGAGCCAGTGAAAAAACTGGAAAAGCCAGTCACGCTAGATCAAATAAAGGCTGAGAAGGAACTCTCAGATATGGTGTTGCTGAAGATTTCAAGATTGTCAGTTCAGCCGGTGACAGAATTTGAGTTTAATTTCATTTTAAAAATGGGTGCAGAATAA